The following coding sequences lie in one Heyndrickxia oleronia genomic window:
- a CDS encoding CpaF family protein has protein sequence MSLFRRKIDRPEVEEAISDVNVQPFNPYIDQLVEHYKSRLLTETNLETLISLAEGEKRLTIERLINQFLSEEKVVIPRTDKELLLTRLIDESVGFGPLEPFLKDDEITEILVNGPDEVFIEKSGRLEKAGVKFRDESHVRHIIDRIVAPLGRRIDESSPMVDARLPDGSRVNAVIPPISLNGTLISIRKFRKVPFEMVDLVENGTLTEEMSLFLEALVQVKMNILISGGTGSGKTTLLNAVAKAIPEYERVITIEDSAELRLNRASVVGLEARPPNVEGRGDVTIRQLVKNALRMRPDRIIVGEVRASEAFDMLQAMNTGHEGSLTTVHANSPADAINRVEGMVVMAGMDLPTHIIREYIVGALDYIIQADRLSDGTRRITNISEVYVDENNKIQVHDIFRFQRTGINSKGQIQGIFTATGTIPKCLERFTINGIQMDPAIFEPKGGIVYEYSSVHPV, from the coding sequence ATGTCTTTATTTCGACGGAAAATCGATCGGCCAGAAGTAGAGGAAGCTATATCCGATGTGAATGTTCAACCATTTAACCCATATATTGATCAGTTAGTGGAACATTATAAATCTAGGTTATTGACAGAAACGAATCTAGAAACACTAATTAGTCTAGCAGAAGGTGAGAAGCGGTTAACTATTGAAAGATTGATTAATCAGTTTTTATCGGAGGAAAAAGTAGTTATTCCACGTACAGATAAGGAACTACTTTTAACTAGATTAATAGATGAAAGTGTGGGCTTTGGTCCACTTGAACCCTTTTTAAAGGACGATGAAATTACGGAAATACTAGTCAATGGACCGGATGAAGTATTTATTGAAAAAAGCGGAAGATTAGAGAAAGCAGGAGTTAAATTTAGAGACGAATCACATGTTAGACATATTATTGATCGCATTGTTGCTCCATTAGGAAGAAGAATTGATGAAAGTTCACCGATGGTTGATGCCAGATTACCAGATGGAAGCCGTGTAAATGCTGTTATTCCACCGATAAGCTTGAATGGAACCCTGATCTCGATCAGGAAATTTAGAAAAGTACCTTTTGAGATGGTGGATTTAGTTGAAAATGGAACATTAACAGAGGAAATGTCTTTATTTTTAGAGGCCCTTGTTCAGGTAAAAATGAATATTCTTATTTCTGGAGGGACAGGGAGTGGTAAAACTACATTATTGAATGCAGTAGCAAAAGCTATTCCTGAGTATGAACGGGTTATAACGATTGAGGATTCTGCAGAATTAAGACTAAATCGAGCAAGTGTTGTTGGATTAGAAGCTCGGCCACCCAATGTTGAAGGGAGAGGGGATGTTACCATACGTCAGTTGGTTAAGAATGCACTTCGTATGAGACCCGATAGAATAATCGTTGGGGAAGTACGTGCTTCAGAAGCTTTTGATATGCTACAGGCGATGAATACAGGACATGAAGGATCATTAACAACTGTCCATGCGAACTCACCAGCAGATGCAATTAATCGTGTAGAAGGTATGGTTGTGATGGCAGGAATGGATTTACCGACACATATTATTCGTGAATACATCGTTGGTGCGCTTGATTACATCATTCAAGCCGATCGTTTAAGTGATGGAACACGAAGAATTACTAATATATCAGAAGTCTATGTGGATGAGAATAATAAAATACAAGTCCATGATATTTTTAGATTTCAAAGAACAGGCATCAATTCTAAAGGGCAAATTCAGGGGATATTCACTGCAACAGGTACGATTCCTAAATGTCTCGAACGATTTACGATCAATGGTATTCAAATGGATCCAGCTATTTTCGAACCAAAAGGGGGGATTGTTTATGAGTACAGCAGTGTCCATCCTGTATAG
- a CDS encoding amino acid permease → MGKQTNTINNGGLQRSLKARHLMMISLGGSIGTGLFLGSGSAIYQAGPGGALLAYLIIGVMVYFIMTSLGELASFMPTSGAFSTYATRFIDPALGFALGWNYWYSWAITLATELTASTLVMKFWFPDSPSWLWSGLFIIIIFGINILSVKGYGEGEYWFSFIKVATIIIFIIVGFLMIFGIMKGEAVGFKNFTIGDAPFHGGFLAVIGVFLTAGFSFQGTEIVGVAAGESEDPRKNVPKAIKSVFWRILLFYVLAIIVIGLIIPYTTETLQSDDIMVSPFTLVFKKAGLAFAASLMNAVILTAVLSAGNSSLYASTRILYAMAKEGQAPKLFGKLNKRGVPVAALVATTLVGMLAFLASAFGDGAIYMWLLNAAGITGFIFWLGIAASHYRFRKAFLAQGHSLEELPYRAKLYPFGPIFAFLVGLIVILAQDYQAFLADKIDWMDLIAAYLGIPLFIVMWLGYKLIKKTKVVPLQECKIDVDEFK, encoded by the coding sequence ATGGGGAAACAAACTAACACCATCAATAATGGAGGATTGCAACGCAGTTTAAAAGCACGACACTTAATGATGATTTCACTCGGAGGATCCATTGGTACTGGATTATTTCTAGGAAGCGGTTCGGCCATTTATCAAGCAGGCCCCGGTGGGGCATTACTCGCCTATCTTATTATCGGTGTTATGGTGTATTTTATTATGACAAGCCTTGGTGAGCTTGCTTCATTCATGCCTACAAGCGGAGCATTTAGTACGTATGCTACTCGGTTTATCGATCCTGCACTCGGGTTTGCCTTAGGTTGGAACTACTGGTATAGCTGGGCAATTACCCTTGCAACCGAGCTGACTGCATCAACATTAGTAATGAAATTCTGGTTTCCTGACAGTCCTTCCTGGTTATGGAGTGGATTGTTTATTATCATCATATTTGGTATTAATATTCTTTCCGTTAAAGGTTATGGTGAAGGGGAATACTGGTTTTCCTTCATTAAAGTTGCTACGATTATCATTTTTATCATCGTCGGCTTTCTAATGATTTTTGGAATTATGAAAGGTGAAGCAGTCGGTTTTAAAAATTTCACAATCGGCGATGCCCCATTTCACGGTGGATTTTTAGCTGTCATAGGTGTATTTCTCACTGCAGGATTTTCCTTCCAAGGGACGGAAATTGTAGGTGTAGCTGCTGGTGAAAGCGAAGATCCAAGAAAGAATGTACCTAAAGCAATTAAAAGCGTATTTTGGAGAATACTTTTATTTTATGTTTTAGCCATTATTGTTATTGGTTTAATTATTCCTTATACAACTGAAACATTACAAAGTGATGATATTATGGTTAGTCCGTTCACTTTAGTATTCAAAAAGGCCGGATTAGCCTTTGCTGCCTCTTTAATGAATGCTGTCATTTTAACTGCTGTATTATCAGCCGGTAACTCAAGCCTTTATGCATCGACAAGAATCCTATATGCCATGGCTAAGGAAGGACAAGCACCAAAGCTGTTCGGCAAATTAAATAAACGCGGAGTTCCTGTCGCTGCACTCGTTGCAACTACTTTAGTAGGGATGCTTGCCTTCCTTGCCTCTGCATTTGGAGACGGAGCCATCTATATGTGGCTATTAAATGCAGCTGGGATTACAGGCTTCATCTTTTGGTTAGGAATCGCTGCAAGTCATTATCGCTTTCGTAAAGCATTTCTAGCACAGGGACATTCACTAGAGGAGCTGCCTTATCGAGCGAAGCTCTATCCATTTGGTCCTATCTTCGCCTTTTTAGTTGGACTAATTGTCATCTTAGCTCAAGACTATCAAGCTTTCCTCGCTGATAAAATTGATTGGATGGATCTCATTGCCGCTTATCTAGGAATTCCATTATTTATTGTAATGTGGTTAGGCTATAAATTGATTAAAAAGACAAAAGTGGTTCCTCTGCAGGAATGCAAAATTGATGTAGATGAATTTAAATAA
- a CDS encoding AAA family ATPase, which translates to MEKSQRIVIIGEENDQYKLVAESITESFEVQLIETRYVRNEVKKQELNIAILLNSKTENPIDTIHYMRKENPNLTILFIHDSQDFELYRDVIRAGATDFLVIPDELPLLNDKLNSMFLQRKTMTELAATSGTFQRGSGQVFAFYSGKGGSGKTFLSSLFAQTLKLESTAQVLYIDLNLQYGGAETFLGMESSRSIIDLKPVIREINEHHIRNVAEKETHSKLDVLLSPRDAELAESIDSEFIESLLKACRRSYDFVIVDIPSYMDEVGAAVLEDADRVYYVMTLDTPAIKGLKHVEVLFQRLGIITNDRMDIVINNSGSENELTKKDLEKFVKYPITAQIRRDAKGVLSAINQGNPIRKEPKEKKLIPAAKDIQKWVTSMLK; encoded by the coding sequence ATGGAGAAATCACAAAGAATTGTCATTATTGGAGAGGAAAATGATCAATATAAATTAGTAGCAGAAAGTATTACTGAATCCTTTGAAGTTCAATTAATTGAAACACGCTATGTTCGGAATGAAGTTAAAAAGCAGGAATTAAATATAGCTATATTATTGAATAGCAAAACAGAAAATCCGATAGATACAATTCACTATATGCGAAAAGAAAATCCTAACTTAACGATTCTTTTTATTCATGATTCACAAGACTTTGAATTATATAGAGATGTAATAAGAGCAGGGGCTACAGATTTTTTAGTTATCCCTGATGAATTGCCTTTATTGAATGATAAATTAAATAGCATGTTTTTACAAAGAAAGACAATGACAGAACTAGCTGCTACCTCGGGAACATTTCAGAGGGGGAGCGGTCAAGTCTTTGCATTCTATAGTGGAAAAGGTGGAAGTGGTAAAACCTTTTTAAGTTCATTGTTTGCTCAAACATTGAAATTAGAATCAACTGCACAGGTACTATATATAGACTTAAATCTTCAATATGGAGGAGCGGAAACGTTTCTTGGTATGGAAAGTAGTCGCTCAATCATTGATTTGAAACCAGTTATTCGAGAAATAAATGAGCATCATATACGCAATGTAGCAGAAAAAGAAACGCATTCAAAACTTGATGTACTATTAAGCCCACGTGATGCGGAATTAGCAGAAAGTATAGATTCAGAATTCATTGAGAGCCTATTAAAGGCATGTCGTAGGAGCTATGATTTTGTCATTGTTGATATTCCTTCATATATGGATGAGGTAGGGGCAGCTGTTTTAGAGGATGCTGATCGAGTATATTATGTGATGACTTTAGATACACCGGCAATCAAGGGATTAAAACATGTAGAAGTACTATTTCAACGATTAGGTATTATTACAAATGATCGCATGGATATTGTGATTAATAACTCAGGTAGTGAAAACGAGTTAACAAAGAAGGATTTAGAGAAGTTTGTTAAATATCCTATAACTGCTCAAATACGCAGAGATGCAAAAGGCGTTCTTTCAGCAATAAACCAAGGGAATCCTATACGTAAGGAACCAAAGGAAAAGAAGCTGATTCCTGCTGCAAAGGACATACAAAAATGGGTAACCTCGATGTTGAAATAA
- a CDS encoding VWA domain-containing protein — protein MQRKVQYRKLTLLILLIIVLVLAGCSQKNVDNSSEDHHEKKQPKNEQSVESSRNVSKQETTTKIFDNLPELPTTAEDLITQSPGKFADQEILSDEIASKVKEEIKDLPPLNENPSEEELNEYMKYIYSLVATDFQDPNDLLNKWEFSMSGNPDLPESRFQFKDNYNIEIILDSSGSMANTINGKTMMDLAKESINNFLSSLPKEANISLRVYGHKGFGADSDKALSCSSIEQVYGFGPYKQTEFNQSLNKFKPSGWTPIAKALEESKQSLAKFDAKTNTNLIYLVSDGVETCDGDPVKVAKSFASSNVAPIINVIGFNVDSEAQKQLKQVAESANGIYTTVTSGDQLKKEFQRAEEVLKNWERWKKDSIRSAEALRVDNSFDILGLTNDWGYRATRQNLNIGYMLSILRDEGKITFKQEDQLKKIRKNIGELVIQTKKEMEENLKEINIKEIEDLKKKINEKYNTNTQQ, from the coding sequence GTGCAAAGGAAAGTTCAATACAGAAAACTCACTCTACTAATATTACTAATAATCGTTCTAGTATTGGCTGGTTGTAGTCAAAAAAATGTAGATAATAGTAGCGAAGACCACCACGAGAAAAAACAACCTAAAAATGAACAAAGTGTAGAAAGTAGCAGGAACGTAAGTAAACAAGAAACTACAACGAAAATATTCGACAACTTGCCAGAACTTCCTACAACTGCGGAGGATTTAATTACACAATCCCCAGGAAAATTTGCGGATCAAGAAATATTGTCTGACGAAATTGCATCAAAAGTAAAGGAGGAAATTAAGGATTTACCTCCTTTAAACGAAAATCCTAGTGAAGAAGAGTTAAATGAGTATATGAAATATATTTATTCACTTGTTGCTACGGATTTTCAGGACCCCAATGATCTGCTTAATAAATGGGAATTTTCTATGTCAGGAAATCCAGATTTACCTGAATCACGTTTTCAGTTTAAAGACAATTATAATATTGAAATTATTTTAGATTCAAGTGGTAGTATGGCAAATACAATTAATGGAAAAACCATGATGGATTTAGCCAAAGAATCTATCAATAATTTTCTATCAAGTTTGCCTAAAGAAGCAAATATATCGCTTAGGGTTTACGGACATAAAGGTTTTGGAGCCGATTCTGATAAAGCATTATCATGTTCAAGTATAGAACAAGTTTATGGTTTCGGTCCGTACAAGCAAACTGAGTTCAATCAATCATTGAATAAGTTTAAACCCAGTGGCTGGACACCTATCGCGAAAGCATTAGAGGAATCTAAGCAGTCATTAGCTAAATTCGATGCTAAAACAAATACAAATCTTATTTATTTAGTAAGTGATGGGGTTGAAACTTGTGATGGAGATCCTGTGAAGGTCGCAAAATCATTTGCCTCATCTAATGTTGCACCTATTATTAATGTCATTGGATTTAATGTAGATTCCGAAGCCCAGAAGCAACTGAAGCAAGTTGCAGAAAGTGCAAATGGAATCTATACCACTGTTACAAGTGGTGATCAATTGAAAAAGGAATTTCAACGTGCAGAAGAGGTACTTAAGAATTGGGAGAGATGGAAAAAAGATTCAATAAGAAGTGCAGAGGCTCTTCGAGTGGATAATAGTTTTGATATTTTAGGACTTACTAATGACTGGGGTTATAGAGCAACTAGGCAAAATTTGAATATTGGTTATATGCTATCCATTCTAAGAGATGAAGGTAAGATTACATTTAAGCAAGAAGATCAACTGAAAAAGATCAGAAAAAATATTGGAGAACTAGTGATTCAAACAAAAAAGGAAATGGAGGAAAATTTAAAGGAAATTAATATTAAAGAAATAGAAGATCTCAAGAAAAAGATCAATGAAAAATATAATACTAATACTCAACAATAA
- a CDS encoding TadE/TadG family type IV pilus assembly protein: MRLMKKILKKEDGSATIEFLGMIPFVLILVAIIWQFGVTIHAVVVAKSAANEAAKVYSLTQDTNEASDAAKKIVDMNGDNISFQDTSIPPGKKFKATVNVKINYIFLPKKLFGGRTPSYSFSSSASGRTID; this comes from the coding sequence ATGAGGTTAATGAAGAAAATACTTAAAAAAGAAGACGGGTCAGCGACCATTGAATTTCTAGGAATGATCCCATTTGTTTTGATTCTTGTTGCAATTATTTGGCAGTTTGGAGTTACTATACATGCCGTTGTCGTAGCAAAGTCAGCCGCTAATGAGGCTGCAAAAGTTTATTCACTTACACAGGATACAAATGAAGCATCAGATGCTGCTAAGAAAATTGTAGATATGAATGGAGATAACATTAGCTTTCAGGATACTTCAATACCTCCAGGAAAGAAATTCAAAGCTACTGTCAATGTAAAAATAAACTATATATTTCTTCCTAAAAAGCTCTTTGGTGGAAGAACACCATCATATTCCTTTTCCTCATCTGCAAGTGGGAGGACGATTGATTAA
- a CDS encoding type II secretion system F family protein: MDALIILMIILFWFTIWMAIRHYYVFSREKRELLEHISDVTYTDVFEKKTKKKNRRGLLIQKLTKYAEDFSDLGQRVNFFSENHDVENWLRKSGNSYNLTVERFQGLKIFLLIVGFFVGVLSLIIGLPFSQYSIIFLPILGYFLPIIIVRNQAKKRQQLIRKDLPDFLDTISTSLQAGINLDQALREVIRFFDGPLREEFSRFNYEIELGVQRETAYRNLLSRNDNTEFQSLIKSLIQGQNLGVPIATTFKIQAEDMRKLREEQVKELAAKASPKVTLVTTFIVAPVSILMIAGLMILNMIYGENSIFNMLQ, from the coding sequence ATGGATGCTCTTATTATATTAATGATCATTTTATTCTGGTTTACTATTTGGATGGCTATTCGTCATTATTACGTATTTTCTAGAGAAAAGCGTGAGCTGCTTGAGCATATTTCAGATGTAACCTATACAGATGTTTTTGAAAAGAAAACAAAAAAGAAAAATCGACGAGGCCTGCTTATTCAGAAGCTAACTAAATATGCGGAAGATTTCTCAGATTTAGGACAGAGAGTCAATTTTTTTAGCGAAAATCATGATGTGGAAAATTGGTTGAGAAAGTCAGGTAATTCTTACAATCTAACTGTTGAGCGATTTCAGGGATTGAAAATCTTTTTACTTATCGTTGGATTCTTTGTAGGAGTGTTATCCCTAATTATTGGTTTGCCATTTTCACAATACTCAATTATATTTCTGCCGATTTTAGGTTATTTCTTACCTATTATAATCGTACGTAATCAAGCAAAAAAGAGGCAACAATTGATTAGAAAGGATTTACCTGACTTTTTAGATACGATTAGTACTAGTCTTCAAGCTGGTATTAATCTAGATCAGGCATTGAGGGAGGTGATTCGTTTTTTCGATGGACCTCTAAGAGAAGAATTTTCTCGATTTAATTATGAAATTGAATTAGGCGTCCAGAGAGAAACTGCTTATCGGAATCTGTTATCGAGAAATGATAATACTGAGTTTCAGAGTCTTATCAAGTCACTTATACAAGGTCAAAACTTAGGGGTACCTATTGCTACGACGTTTAAAATTCAAGCTGAAGATATGAGAAAACTGAGAGAAGAACAAGTGAAAGAATTAGCAGCGAAAGCCTCACCGAAAGTGACACTAGTAACAACATTTATTGTTGCACCTGTTTCGATATTGATGATTGCCGGACTAATGATATTAAACATGATATATGGGGAAAATAGTATTTTTAATATGCTTCAATAA
- a CDS encoding cysteine hydrolase family protein, whose translation MKKALINIDYTYDFVADAGKLTCGKPGQDIEGTIVQLTSEFIQSGDYVVFAIDCHQEGDTLHPETKLFPPHNIKGTAGRNLFGALQNVYEQHKYDGNVHYMDKTRYSAFAGTNLDIQLRERGIEELHLCGVCTDICVLHTAVDAYNKGFKIVVHKNAVASFNDAGHRWALEHFENTLGAKVLS comes from the coding sequence ATGAAAAAGGCTCTGATTAATATCGATTATACATATGATTTTGTTGCAGATGCAGGGAAATTAACCTGTGGAAAACCAGGTCAGGATATTGAAGGTACGATTGTACAGTTAACCAGTGAGTTTATTCAATCAGGTGATTATGTTGTTTTTGCCATTGATTGTCATCAAGAGGGAGATACACTTCATCCAGAGACAAAATTATTTCCACCGCATAATATAAAAGGAACCGCTGGTCGAAATTTATTTGGAGCCTTACAGAATGTGTACGAACAACATAAATATGATGGAAATGTACATTATATGGATAAGACACGATATAGTGCGTTTGCAGGCACTAATTTAGATATTCAGCTTAGAGAACGAGGAATCGAGGAACTTCATCTTTGTGGGGTTTGTACAGATATTTGTGTGCTACATACAGCGGTAGATGCCTATAATAAAGGCTTTAAAATCGTTGTTCACAAGAATGCAGTGGCTAGCTTTAATGATGCAGGGCATCGTTGGGCATTAGAGCATTTTGAAAATACATTAGGGGCAAAAGTTCTTTCTTAG
- a CDS encoding vWA domain-containing protein, translating to MQLLKRLFICIGCTLLLLIVGCSSETETSTKKVKTSNIKTVDRKPKGSELIKEIEDITIPNTIEEWKKIKPGKLSVNFDYNHETSAWPASVDEVKEGFITEMEKVLQESKDEDLVFKSLIYLLGSNINQQLLEEQITYKANFDLPYLPEPEEETVKEQKKGTPSKAIILLDASSSMILKVDGEQKMQIAKTAVRRFAKTIGAKSNVSLYVYGHAGTQEDKDKKISCSTIDEVYPMDKYEEKAFSEAVDHVQAKGWTPLANAIKKVREDNQGSSEAIIVYIVSDGAETCGGDPVQEAQKFAKDSTHKVNIIGFNVDKKSEDQLKAVAEAGNGEYLKADNPDELNQGISNKWVPPGFLDIIGKQWSSPKVGTASWGPLNHVQMKFYSIDSGMFVEQIRFDSAITLLANEKMISEEQKLRLKEKLKNYEKQLKNLNKHLLDQKEKEINEDADRIDQQINDWVKRMEELKRQQL from the coding sequence ATGCAATTACTAAAACGTTTATTTATATGTATAGGATGTACTTTATTATTATTAATTGTAGGTTGCTCATCAGAAACGGAGACATCCACTAAAAAGGTAAAGACCTCGAATATTAAAACTGTAGATAGAAAGCCAAAGGGATCAGAGTTAATTAAAGAAATTGAAGATATTACTATACCAAATACGATTGAGGAATGGAAAAAGATAAAACCTGGAAAGCTTTCGGTAAATTTTGATTATAATCATGAAACCTCTGCATGGCCAGCTTCTGTCGATGAGGTAAAAGAGGGATTCATTACAGAAATGGAAAAAGTGCTACAGGAGTCAAAAGATGAAGATCTAGTATTTAAATCACTTATCTATTTATTAGGCAGTAATATTAATCAACAATTATTAGAAGAACAAATTACGTATAAAGCTAATTTTGATCTTCCCTATCTACCTGAACCCGAAGAAGAAACGGTAAAAGAGCAAAAGAAAGGTACGCCATCAAAAGCAATCATCTTGTTAGATGCGAGCTCCAGTATGATTCTCAAGGTAGATGGTGAACAAAAAATGCAAATTGCCAAGACAGCTGTACGAAGATTTGCGAAAACGATTGGTGCGAAAAGTAATGTATCCTTATATGTTTATGGACATGCGGGTACACAAGAGGATAAGGATAAAAAAATTTCTTGTTCTACCATTGATGAGGTTTATCCAATGGATAAGTATGAAGAAAAGGCATTTTCTGAGGCGGTAGATCATGTACAAGCGAAAGGATGGACACCACTTGCCAATGCAATCAAGAAAGTTCGTGAAGATAATCAGGGTTCATCCGAAGCTATTATTGTATATATCGTCAGTGATGGTGCGGAGACATGTGGAGGAGATCCTGTTCAAGAAGCGCAGAAATTTGCCAAAGATTCTACACATAAGGTAAATATTATTGGTTTTAATGTTGATAAAAAATCGGAGGACCAATTAAAAGCAGTAGCAGAGGCAGGTAATGGAGAATACTTAAAAGCTGACAATCCTGATGAGCTTAATCAAGGTATTTCAAATAAATGGGTTCCACCTGGCTTCTTAGATATTATAGGAAAACAATGGTCTTCACCGAAAGTGGGCACCGCATCATGGGGACCATTAAATCATGTACAAATGAAATTTTATAGCATCGATTCGGGAATGTTTGTTGAGCAAATTAGATTTGATAGTGCCATTACATTATTGGCAAATGAGAAAATGATATCAGAAGAGCAAAAGCTAAGGCTAAAGGAAAAGCTCAAAAACTATGAAAAACAGCTAAAAAATTTGAATAAACACTTACTTGATCAAAAAGAAAAGGAAATTAATGAAGATGCCGATCGAATTGACCAACAAATTAATGATTGGGTAAAACGGATGGAGGAATTAAAAAGGCAACAACTATAG
- a CDS encoding flagella basal body P-ring formation protein FlgA codes for MLESKRRAIIFFILSLLLALTAGLLVLKKVQAINNNLGTMVKVYVAKGDISSRAIITPENVTTDEIPKKYLKDYHVTKTEDLLNKVAVVPLSDGDMITKNILKQASAVVEEKNRLVTLMQSDRVYFDEPLEALDRVDIIVSERFSGKEETKFFMKDVKVARVAKEKSKFKGIQVEISQSLVPELIHMQNYADSVRIIKSNVGQSNEAVQSQLEENQEEIKENQASTENEAKDEKDSNEKQQNNQSSTTKEDSKKQDQSSKANIPNEQGQKSEKGDEKK; via the coding sequence ATGTTGGAGTCAAAGAGAAGAGCCATAATATTTTTTATTTTATCTTTATTATTGGCATTAACAGCGGGTTTACTTGTGTTAAAAAAGGTTCAGGCAATAAATAATAATTTAGGAACAATGGTAAAAGTATATGTAGCAAAAGGGGACATCTCATCGCGCGCAATCATTACTCCTGAAAATGTAACCACAGATGAAATCCCAAAGAAATATTTAAAAGATTACCATGTGACAAAAACTGAAGACTTACTTAATAAAGTTGCTGTAGTGCCTTTATCCGATGGCGATATGATTACGAAAAATATTCTAAAGCAAGCATCAGCGGTAGTTGAGGAAAAAAATAGATTAGTCACTTTGATGCAATCAGATCGAGTCTATTTTGATGAACCATTAGAGGCTTTAGATCGTGTAGACATCATTGTATCAGAACGATTTTCTGGAAAAGAAGAAACAAAGTTCTTTATGAAGGATGTAAAAGTAGCAAGAGTTGCAAAAGAAAAAAGTAAATTTAAAGGGATTCAAGTAGAAATTTCCCAATCACTAGTCCCCGAATTAATACATATGCAGAATTACGCGGACAGTGTACGTATCATTAAGTCGAATGTAGGACAATCCAATGAAGCCGTACAAAGTCAATTGGAAGAGAATCAAGAAGAAATAAAAGAGAACCAAGCTTCTACTGAAAATGAAGCGAAGGATGAAAAAGATAGTAATGAAAAGCAGCAAAATAATCAATCATCAACAACTAAAGAAGATTCAAAAAAACAAGACCAATCTTCAAAGGCTAATATTCCAAATGAACAGGGGCAAAAATCTGAAAAAGGCGATGAAAAAAAATAA
- a CDS encoding type II secretion system F family protein, translating into MSTAVSILYSLAVLFLLWAFYIYLGYRSKKRAWGNKVNEWFPEEKRKSFISVVGDRFDQSKQAEALSNKLIGANVPLLPSEYLGIHFLGFFILFILLGKFFKTSASINILISIGILIGAHFLMFYLRKNKYEERFNDQLSDICRLLGSAAKSGLTISQGIDLVSKEIPAPAGKEFKGISNQLKLGVPLEIALRSIQKRNKSRDFQLFISTILIQTKTGGNLAATLETMSNTLEDRKILNQTIKTMTSEQRYVSFIVPALPIFILLVMNNVVDGFTDPLWTLPGIIILILFLLGIIISFILIRKISDIKV; encoded by the coding sequence ATGAGTACAGCAGTGTCCATCCTGTATAGCCTGGCCGTCTTATTCCTCTTGTGGGCATTTTATATTTATCTAGGATATCGTTCAAAAAAGCGGGCATGGGGAAATAAAGTGAATGAATGGTTCCCTGAGGAAAAAAGAAAAAGCTTTATTAGTGTGGTCGGTGACCGATTTGATCAATCAAAACAAGCAGAGGCCCTATCCAATAAATTGATTGGTGCTAATGTGCCACTATTACCATCAGAATATTTGGGAATTCATTTTTTAGGTTTTTTTATCCTGTTCATTTTATTAGGGAAATTTTTTAAAACTTCAGCAAGTATAAACATACTTATTTCAATAGGTATTCTAATAGGTGCCCACTTCCTTATGTTCTATTTGAGAAAAAATAAGTACGAGGAAAGGTTTAATGACCAATTATCAGATATATGTAGATTACTAGGAAGTGCAGCAAAATCTGGATTGACTATCAGCCAAGGAATCGATTTAGTCTCTAAAGAGATACCAGCACCAGCTGGTAAAGAATTCAAAGGAATATCCAATCAGTTAAAGCTCGGGGTTCCTTTAGAAATTGCTTTACGATCAATCCAAAAAAGAAATAAGTCTCGCGATTTTCAATTATTTATTTCAACCATCCTTATTCAAACGAAAACCGGAGGTAATTTAGCTGCAACCTTGGAAACCATGTCCAATACGTTAGAAGATAGGAAAATACTTAATCAGACTATTAAGACGATGACATCTGAGCAAAGATATGTATCATTTATTGTTCCTGCTTTGCCAATCTTTATTCTACTAGTAATGAATAATGTGGTGGATGGATTTACAGATCCATTGTGGACATTACCAGGAATTATTATTTTAATATTATTCCTTTTAGGAATTATCATTTCGTTTATTCTCATAAGAAAAATCTCTGATATAAAGGTGTAA